The proteins below come from a single Ovis aries strain OAR_USU_Benz2616 breed Rambouillet chromosome 18, ARS-UI_Ramb_v3.0, whole genome shotgun sequence genomic window:
- the LOC114109057 gene encoding LOW QUALITY PROTEIN: exocyst complex component 3-like protein 4 (The sequence of the model RefSeq protein was modified relative to this genomic sequence to represent the inferred CDS: inserted 1 base in 1 codon; substituted 1 base at 1 genomic stop codon) → MSVLWTDILLAGTGKGNQGPSHSLPCGLQGLDKPPVAWASPLQPDPTPVQGWDSQGKGWTSSSGPLSSALSRSASTGRKPCGRRAPGRPRGGRRCPRLARLLAELGALVRRDLQKVQREVHPAYAAAGFPAWEAYLRAFHGAVAGRLQELAHDARGFEQLYVLLDWAANVYSSPDFLGTQDQALPSEPLLPLLALDFWARLEEDYTSFPETKIASCFDGILQLEQSRWAAAEAPEELRGLXHTPLSFDICMLVAEHVKAAGAISRELEATTLGICARALGLFLHRFEKTFLESGAVSEPHVCASINACEELRTHLLAKFPESFGELEKALGAAAQAFQKRLLQGLQGAVQPLFRVLCTKAWLTQDLLQPLMDKVVAFSGLLEHMAPPLAQETLQQVHRYVVREYLAQALRPRERLRGVDRRSGSQKMVLEAQAISSTFQCLGSQATWLSQAIPCVADILGETYKHDIRXHLETLIRSYPDIRRDHVLAILALRQLGRRRNQHFLRHAQAVLRAAAKAGGSGAAGGRVLFEEIELGTGVDVLVTCI, encoded by the exons ATGTCTGTCCTCTGGACGGACATCTTGCTGGCAGGTACCGGGAAGGGG AACCAAGGCCCCTCCCACAGCCTTCCCTGTGGGCTGCAAGGCCTCGATAAGCCCCCGGTGGCCTGGGCCAGCCCCTTGCAGCCTGACCCCACCCCCGTCCAGGGCTGGGACAGCCAGGGAAAGGGGTGGACGTCCTCCTCGGGGCCGTTGAGCTCCGCTTTGAGCAGAAGCGCCAGTACTGGGAGGAAGCCGTGCGGCAGGAGGGCgccagggaggcccaggggcGGCCGACGCTGTCCCCGTTTGGCGCGGCTCCTGGCCGAGCTCGGCGCTTTGGTTCGCCGCGACCTGCAGAAGGTGCAGCGGGAGGTGCACCCCGCTTACGCGGCCGCCGGCTTCCCGGCGTGGGAGGCCTACCTGCGTGCCTTCCACGGCGCGGTGGCCGGGCGCCTCCAGGAGCTCGCGCACGACGCCCGCGGCTTCGAGCAGCTCTACGTGCTGCTGGACTGGGCCGCCAACGTCTACAGCAG TCCTGATTTCCTGGGCACCCAGGACCAGGCTCTGCCCTCGGAGCCACTGCTCCCGCTCCTGGCACTGGACTTCTGGGCCCGTCTGGAAGAAGACTACACCAGCTTCCCGGAG ACCAAGATCGCGAGCTGCTTCGATGGCATCCTGCAGCTGGAGCAGAGTCGCTGGGCGGCTGCGGAGGCCCCCGAAGAGCTGCGGGGCC TGCACACGCCGCTGTCCTTCGACATCTGCATG CTCGTGGCGGAGCACGTGAAGGCGGCCGGCGCCATCTCCAGAGAACTGGAGGCCACCACGTTGGGGATCTGCGCGCGGGCGCTGGGGCTCTTCCTGCACAG GTTCGAAAAGACTTTCCTGGAATCAGGGGCGGTGAGCGAGCCTCACGTGTGCGCCAGCATCAATGCCTGCGAGGAGCTCAG gacTCACCTTCTGGCCAAGTTCCCAGAAAGCTTTGGAGAGCTGGAGAAGGCCCTGGGGGCTGCTGCCCAAGCCTTTCAGAAGCGGCTGCTCCAGGGCTTGCAGGGCGCTGTGCAG CCACTCTTCAGGGTCCTGTGCACCAAGGCCTGGCTGACCCAGGACCTGCTGCAGCCCCTCATGGACAAGGTGGTGGCCTTCTCGGGCCTCCTCGAGCACATGGCCCCACCCCTGGCCCAG GAGACTCTGCAGCAGGTGCACCGCTACGTTGTCCGCGAGTACCTGGCGCAGGCACTGCGACCCCGCGAGCGGCTCCGGGGTGTGGACCGCCGGAGCGGCTCCCAGAAGATGGTCCTCGAGGCGCAGGCCATCAGCAGCACCTTCCAGTGCTTG GGCTCCCAGGCCACGTGGCTGAGCCAAGCTATCCCATGCGTGGCTGACATACTGGGCGAGACTTACAAACACGACATCAGGTAGCACCTGGAGACACTAATCAGAAGCTACCCGGACATCAG GCGGGACCACGTGCTGGCCATCCTGGCACTGCGCCAACTGGGCCGCCGTCGGAACCAGCACTTCCTGCGCCACGCCCAGGCTGTGCTGAGGGCTGCCGCCAAGGCCGGGGGCTCCGGGGCCGCCGGGGGCCGCGTGCTCTTCGAGGAGATCGAGTTGGGCACCGGCGTGGACGTGCTGGTCACCTGCATCTAG